One window from the genome of Nicotiana sylvestris chromosome 9, ASM39365v2, whole genome shotgun sequence encodes:
- the LOC104238444 gene encoding sm-like protein LSM8, with amino-acid sequence MASGPGLESLVDQTISVITNDGRNIVGVLRGFDQATNLILDESHERVYSTKEGVQQLVLGLYIIRGDNISVVGELDEELDANLDMSKLRAHPLKPVVH; translated from the exons ATGGCTAGTGGACCTGGGCTTGAGTCTCTTGTCGATC AAACCATCTCAGTTATTACAAACGATGGGCGAAATATAGTG GGAGTTTTGAGAGGATTTGACCAGGCTACAAATTTGATTCTAGATGAATCTCATGAGAGGGTGTATTCAACAAAG GAAGGTGTACAGCAGCTCGTCTTAGGTCTTTATATCATAAGAGGGGACAACAT AAGTGTTGTTGGGGAATTGGATGAAGAGTTAGACGCAAACTTGGATATGTCGAAACTTAGAGCACATCCATTAAAGCCAGTTGTTCACTGA